In a genomic window of Quercus lobata isolate SW786 chromosome 4, ValleyOak3.0 Primary Assembly, whole genome shotgun sequence:
- the LOC115983903 gene encoding uncharacterized protein LOC115983903 isoform X2, which translates to MASTSIQTVPTSFPSSSKPHPEYDVFLSFRGEDTRIIFTDHLYYALTDQGIITFKDDKELDKGMPISLELSDAIEKSRVAVIILSKMYASSSWCLEELAKIVECMEEGGLIILPIFYHVDPSHVRHQRGTFGEAFANHEVKNPDKVQKWRYALTTVADLAGHHLKDGTPEAEFIRNTIVPWIYSKLKYKSPKDIEGNLVGIASRVEEINSCLQLELTHDVLFIGISGISGMGKSTLAQVVFDKIHDQFDASSFLKILGEDSIEKPGLLTLQERLLSDICRKDIRLRNLSTGIQVISNNLRNKKVLIVVDDVSKESELENLVGKPDSNCLHPGSRVIVTTENKHMLAICGIGRVCMAKGLNNDEALRLFCLKAFHKPHCENNFLDLCNNFVYYAQGIPLVLEVWGSHLCKRTKKEWESAWNKLKAIPLGKTTKKLGIAVKGLEDSERELFLDIACFFIGEDENRVADILESVHHFQIDKSTLMDRSLITIVGGKLWTHNLLQEVGWEIIREESKKPEKRSRLGFPDVLDVLKSNTGTKHIKGIVLKEPPDEEEESNKLNAESFSKMTKLRLLKFCKVHLPCLSFLSNELLLLEWHDYPLQSLPKNFQPRKLVELIMHRSCIQKLPGEFRNLYKLKLIDLSDSQNLTQTPDFSGFPNIERLNFQGCTRLHELHPSVGGLKQLIQLNLKDCKCLENLPHELNLESLKILILSGCSKLNKFPEIGSNMTSLLVLYLDGTAIEELPSSIKHLTCLVLLNLQDCKNLLCFPSIICSLTSLKFLTLSGCKGQQPIEALPYTGPEPEPRNPVPEPINLLLPSSFSGLGSLVSLDLSDCNLSDGELPDDLSCLSSLKSLNLSKNNFTNLPDSISELSELKLILLDHCSQLKSLPYLPLSTQYVSARGCSSLENYSNQVVVWTSGDTGFTFINCLGLADDEEGKIAEISLLDIHFQPLWQRFMEEQIHQIEGFYSVVPQTELPDWFNHQSSKSSVDSVPIQLPPNLFENKSWKGIALCVIFEVKNPKDVSPGQDSEHFHEFICRLDVDGGLKDSRLVYNIPKEKFHGGSFGLWLFISHERFREYLDERSCISPLIKTNSQDIEIKMCGARVLCETDMAEFVEKLSQATLGSPDEICLREERFITYHMGNSHYVDEVESSQSKGQNESNPRLKTQFKSLLSKLYQVDLAQSHCYDYVFPQIARPPDWFSNQNFAPYIKMELPPDLHDNSRWLGFTVYASYTIGKQGDPFGYKQDSTNSTILLRFSSLSASDEVSFTPFTAFPLSRDVFEESSQRLLVFYIPRLLFGMNRCSHIGALFESDNPGVQIGMCGIRLVYEKNVGEFVQTLVQYMLGTPEVYHQSIYLNLIHQLGKLRECNHGEDFCCTFTPERRPHAMHMPKLLPSNAIQEKIQERYTPEFHPNAVGTSRNPDRSPIYLGIPFLNGQCGSKMSSSLESWFKSYLQDQYNNRGIFNHCFPQSEIPEWFSHQSTNRPSVRIELPPNSYDNPDWMGFAFCAVFSFHKHPTAVCNNLNSEFTHIFSCHSKTNLGCMSPLFFYGIHEDDVLISLHQRAFIWVSFLPRGILLPEWRQCTWVEFSFLSGSPDVSPLKCAVDLLYKQNLQEFTRTMVQCVISYVDYLSVIRGSCKKAVYKRLPFYPSDEFNGGDGLYEDLDRPCLPISQGETSGTSSQYSYENSHSWEQFYKTGALDFNPCTLYNFCFPPSKIHEWFSHKNRGHSVTIDLPSNLYHDNNWMGLILYASFSLHGDPHSILNYLVSGIPHFLYCQCRTIMANVGDETISCSTTIDEIMWLLNLGEFTWISYVPVELFKNLLQYCNHIEASFVSDWPGVIVQKCALHLLYQHDQVQFEQELRHCNDLILEQQEIVRRYTEDYEKKRNEQGGVDKKKNFSTSNYEVQLVPIFIDHSKTNETKTKLGKSDLLDFDQCRVYNSCFPLCEIPEWFSHRRDEPTVTIPLPPNVFNDNTWMGLVLCASVAVEANPTAILDIQNSETSYNLICHLETNIECVEPLHVHHITVEDLKLLQQGGFIWLSYIPRGTFQDSVNQCSRIEATVAIDFPGLVQKCGFHLLYNYDEEKFKETIRQCMVLFSNEHELVPRLIYQLETNETKTQLGKSDLPDFDQCCVYNSCFPLCEIPEWFSHWSDEPLVTIPLPPNVYNDSTWMGLVLCASVAVEANPTAILDIQNSETSYNLICHLETNIECVEPLHVYHITEKDLKLLQQGGFIWLSYIPRCSFKDLVNQCSRIEASVATDCPGLVQKCGFHLLYKHDEVEFQETIRQCMALFSNEHEVSPKKSSSSSEDPQSEPVDPTIHKDKD; encoded by the exons ATGGCTTCCACCAGCATTCAAACTGTGCCTACATCTTTTCCCTCTAGTTCTAAACCCCATCCAGAATACGATGTTTTCCTCAGTTTCAGAGGTGAAGACACCCGTATTATTTTTACCGATCATTTATATTATGCCTTGACAGATCAAGGGATTATCACCTTTAAGGATGATAAAGAACTTGATAAGGGAATGCCCATTTCGCTGGAACTCTCGGATGCAATCGAGAAATCAAGGGTGGCGGTCATCATTTTGTCTAAAATGTATGCATCTTCCTCGTGGTGCTTGGAAGAACTTGCAAAGATTGTTGAATGCATGGAGGAGGGAGGGTTGATAATTTTGCCCATTTTCTACCATGTGGATCCTAGTCATGTGCGGCATCAGAGGGGCACTTTTGGAGAGGCGTTTGCTAATCATGAAGTAAAGAACCCAGATAAGGTGCAGAAGTGGAGATATGCTTTAACAACTGTGGCCGATCTCGCAGGACATCATTTAAAAGACGG GACCCCTGAGGCTGAGTTTATCCGAAACACAATTGTTCCCTGGATATATTCGAAACTGAAGTATAAAAGTCCAAAAGATATTGAAGGCAATCTTGTTGGAATAGCATCTCGTGTTGAGGAAATTAATTCATGTCTACAACTGGAGTTGACTCATGATGTTCTGTTTATTGGGATAAGTGGGATAAGTGGAATGGGCAAGTCAACTCTTGCACAAGTTGTTTTTGACAAGATTCATGATCAATTTGATGCTAGCAgctttcttaaaattttgggagAGGATTCTATTGAAAAACCTGGTTTATTGACTTTACAAGAACGACTCCTTTCTGACATATGTAGAAAAGATATTAGGCTAAGGAATTTGTCCACGGGAATCCAAGTGATCAGCAATAACCTGCGTAATAAAAAGGTTcttattgttgttgatgatgtgaGCAAAGAAagcgagttagaaaatttagtAGGGAAGCCAGATTCGAATTGTTTACACCCAGGAAGTAGAGTCATTGTAACAACTGAAAACAAACATATGTTGGCAATATGTGGAATTGGAAGGGTATGTATGGCTAAAGGACTAAATAATGATGAAGCTCTACGACTTTTTTGTCTGAAAGCCTTCCACAAACCTCATTGTGAAAATAATTTCCTGGATTTGTGCAACAATTTTGTCTATTATGCTCAGGGCATTCCTTTGGTTCTTGAAGTTTGGGGTTCCCATTTGtgtaaaagaacaaaaaaggaaTGGGAAAGTGCTTGGAATAAGCTAAAAGCTATACCCCTTGGAAAAACTACTAAGAAACTTGGAATAGCTGTTAAAGGATTGGAGGATTCGGAGAGAGAACTATTTTTGGACATAGCATGTTTCTTCATTGGAGAGGATGAGAATCGTGTAGCTGATATACTAGAATCAGTTCACCACTTCCAAATTGATAAATCCACTCTCATGGACAGGTCTCTGATTACTATTGTAGGGGGGAAATTGTGGACGCATAATTTATTACAAGAAGTGGGTTGGGAAATTATTCGTGAGGAATCAAAGAAGCCTGAAAAACGTAGTAGGTTGGGATTTCCAGATGTCCTGGATGTATTAAAGAGCAATACT GgaacaaaacatataaaaggcATTGTGCTAAAAGAACCTccagatgaagaagaagaatcgaATAAATTGAATGCTGAATCATTTTCAAAGATGACTAAACTTAGATTGCTCAAATTTTGTAAGGTGCACCTTCCTTGTCTCAGTTTTCTTTCTAATGAGTTACTTTTGTTGGAATGGCATGATTATCCTTTGCAATCATTGCCAAAGAATTTTCAGCCGCGCAAACTCGTTGAACTCATTATGCATCGCAGTTGTATTCAGAAACTTCCAGGGGAATTTAGG AACTTGTACAAGTTAAAGCTCATTGATTTGAGTGACTCTCAAAACTTAACCCAAACTCCAGACTTCTCTGGATTCCCAAATATTGAGAGGCTGAATTTCCAAGGTTGTACAAGATTGCATGAGTTGCATCCATCTGTTGGAGGTCTTAAGCAACTTATTCAATTAAATCTAAAAGACTGTAAATGTCTTGAGAACCTTCCACATGAGCTCAACTTGGaatctcttaaaattttaattctatcTGGCTGTTCAAAACTCAATAAGTTTCCAGAGATTGGGAGCAACATGACAAGcttgttggtactttatttggATGGGACAGCCATTGAAGAACTACCATCATCAATCAAGCATCTTACTTGCCTGGTTTTATTGAATCTTCAAGACTGCAAAAACCTTTTGTGTTTTCCGAGCATCATTTGCAGTTTGACATCTCTTAAATTTCTCACTCTATCAGGATGTAAGGGTCAACAGCCAATTGAAGCTTTGCCATACACCGGTCCTGAACCAGAACCCAGAAATCCTGTTCCAGAGCCCATCAATCTGTTGTTGCCTAGCTCGTTCTCAGGATTAGGCTCTTTAGTATCTCTAGATCTGAGTGACTGTAATCTGTCGGATGGAGAACTCCCTGATGATCTTAGCTGCTTGTCCTCACTAAAGTCTCtgaatttgagcaaaaataattttacaaacttGCCTGATAGCATTTCTGAACTTTCTGAGCTCAAACTTATTCTGTTGGATCATTGTAGCCAGCTTAAATCGTTGCCGTATCTTCCATTAAGTACGCAATATGTTTCAGCACGAGGATGTTCTTCGCTcgaaaattattcaaatcaagTTGTTGTTTGGACTTCGGGTGACACAGGATTTACTTTTATTAATTGCCTTGGCTTGGCTGACGATGAAGAAGGGAAAATTGCTGAGATTTCTTTACTGGATATACACTTCCAACCATTATGGCAAAGATTCATggag GAGcaaattcatcaaattgaagGCTTTTACAGTGTTGTTCCTCAAACTGAACTTCCAGATTGGTTCAACCATCAAAGTTCTAAGTCATCTGTAGATTCTGTACCAATCCAACTACCTCCCAATCTGTTTGAAAACAAAAGTTGGAAAGGAATTGCTCTATGTGTCATTTTTGAAGTCAAGAATCCGAAGGACGTTTCTCCTGGTCAGGATTCAGAACACTTTCATGAATTTATTTGTCGTTTGGACGTGGATGGTGGCCTTAAAGATTCCCGCTTAGTCTATAATATCCCTAAGGAAAAATTCCATGGTGGTTCATTTGGGCTTTGGCTATTTATATCGCACGAGAGGTTCAGAGAATATTTAGATGAACGGAGTTGCATTAGTCCTTTGATCAAAACCAACAGTCAGGATATTGAGATTAAAATGTGTGGTGCACGTGTTCTATGTGAGACAGATATGGCagaatttgtagaaaaattaaGCCAAGCAACTTTGGGGAGCCCTGATGAAATCTGTCTACGGGAAGAAAGATTCATAACATATCATATGGGTAATTCCCATTACGTTGATGAGGTTGAATCCAGTCAGTCTAAAGGCCAAAATGAGTCAAACCCCAGGCTGAAAACACAGTTCAAGTCACTGCTTTCAAAATTGTATCAG GTAGATTTAGCACAAAGCCACTGTTATGATTATGTCTTTCCTCAGATTGCAAGACCACCAGACTGGTTCAGTAATCAAAATTTTGCGCCCTACATAAAAATGGAGTTGCCTCCAGATTTGCATGATAATTCAAGATGGTTGGGGTTCACTGTATATGCTTCGTACACTATTGGGAAGCAAGGAGATCCTTTCGGTTACAAACAGGATTCAACAAATTCAACAATTTTGCTTCGCTTTTCTAGTCTTTCAGCTAGTGATGAAGTTTCTTTTACACCTTTCACGGCCTTTCCCCTCTCTAGAGACGTTTTTGAAGAGTCATCACAACGACTTTTGGTATTTTACATACCACGCCTGCTTTTCGGAATGAATCGGTGCAGTCACATTGGAGCTTTATTTGAAAGCGATAATCCAGGTGTGCAAATTGGAATGTGTGGAATCCGTCTTGTATACGAGAAAAATGTTGGAGAGTTTGTGCAAACACTTGTCCAGTATATGTTAGGGACTCCAGAGGTCTATCATCAATCTATTTACCTAAATCTTATACATCAACTTGGAAAGCTGCGGGAATGCAACCATGGAGAAGATTTTTGTTGCACTTTCACACCGGAAAG GAGGCCTCACGCCATGCATATGCCAAAGCTTCTACCAAGTAATGCTATACAGGAGAAGATACAAGAGAGGTATACACCGGAATTTCACCCTAATGCAGTAGGCACTTCAAGAAACCCAGATCGCTCACCGATTTATTTAGGCATACCATTTTTGAATGGCCAATGTGGAAGTAAGATGTCAAGCAGCCTTGAATCCTGGTTTAAGTCATATTtgcag GACCAATATAACAACCGTGGCATTTTCAATCACTGTTTTCCTCAAAGTGAAATCCCAGAGTGGTTCAGCCATCAGAGTACAAATAGACCCTCAGTGAGAATTGAGCTACCTCCTAATTCGTATGACAATCCTGATTGGATGGGATTTGCATTTTGTGCTGTTTTCTCATTTCACAAGCATCCTACCGCGGTTTGTAATAACCTGAATTCCGAATTTACTCATATCTTCAGTTGTCATTCGAAGACCAACTTGGGTTGTATGAGTCCATTATTCTTCTATGGAATCCATGAAGATGACGTATTAATTTCATTACATCAACGTGCATTTATTTGGGTTTCATTCCTACCACGTGGGATCCTTTTACCTGAATGGAGGCAATGCACTTGGGTTGAATTCTCATTTCTAAGCGGTAGTCCAGATGTGTCGCCGCTGAAGTGTGCAGTGGATCTTTTATACAAGCAAAATTTGCAAGAGTTTACACGTACCATGGTACAATGCGTAATCTCGTATGTTGACTATTTATCTGTCATCCGTGGCTCCTGTAAGAAGGCAGTATATAAAAGATTGCCGTTTTATCCTAGTGATGAATTCAATGGCGGTGACGGCTTGTATGAGGACCTTGACCGTCCATGCTTGCCCATTTCTCAGGGGGAGACAAGTGGAACTTCTAGCCAGTATTCTTATGAGAACTCACACTCTTGGGAACAATTTTACAAAACTGGCGCGTTG GACTTTAATCCATGCActttgtataatttttgtttccctCCAAGTAAAATTCACGAGTGGTTCAGTCATAAGAATCGTGGACATTCAGTGACAATTGACCTACCGTCAAATTTGTACCATGATAATAATTGGATGGGACTCATTCTATATGCTTCTTTTTCACTCCACGGGGATCCACATAGCATCTTGAATTATCTGGTTTCCGGAATTCCTCACTTTCTATATTGTCAATGCCGAACGATTATGGCTAATGTGGGTGATGAGACAATTTCTTGCAGCACTACTATAGACGAAATCATGTGGTTACTTAATCTAGGTGAATTCACTTGGATATCCTACGTACCAGTtgagttatttaaaaatttgttgcaatactGCAACCACATTGAGGCTTCATTTGTAAGTGATTGGCCAGGCGTGATAGTTCAGAAATGTGCATTACATCTTTTGTACCAGCATGATCAGGTACAATTCGAGCAAGAACTAAGACACTGCAACGACTTGATTTTAGAGCAGCAGGAGATTGTTCGTAGATATACAGAGgattatgaaaagaaaagaaatgaacaaggtggtgttgataaaaaaaaaaacttttccacTAGCAACTATGAAGTTCAATTAGTTCCAATATTTATTGATCACTCAAAGACCAATGAAACTAAGACTAAACTCGGCAAAAGTGACTTGCTG GACTTTGATCAATGCCGTGTCTATAATTCTTGTTTTCCTTTATGTGAAATTCCGGAGTGGTTTAGCCACCGGCGTGATGAGCCTACAGTGACAATCCCTTTACCTCCGAATGTGTTCAATGACAATACTTGGATGGGACTTGTTCTATGTGCTTCTGTTGCAGTTGAAGCAAACCCAACTGCCATCCTTGACATTCAGAATTCAGAAACTTCTTACAACCTCATTTGTCATTTGGAAACCAATATTGAATGCGTGGAACCTCTCCATGTCCATCACATAACTGTAGAAGATCTCAAGTTGTTACAGCAAGGTGGATTTATTTGGCTGTCCTATATTCCACGTGGTACATTTCAAGACTCGGTGAATCAATGCAGCCGGATTGAGGCTACAGTTGCAATTGATTTTCCTGGGTTGGTGCAGAAGTGTGGATTTCATCTTCTTTACAATTATGATGAGGAAAAATTTAAGGAAACAATAAGACAATGCATGGTCTTGTTCTCTAATGAGCACGAGTTGGTTCCAAGACTTATTTATCAATTGGAAACTAATGAAACTAAGACTCAACTTGGCAAAAGTGACCTACCG GACTTTGATCAATGCTGTGTCTATAATTCTTGTTTTCCTCTATGTGAAATTCCAGAGTGGTTTAGCCACTGGAGTGATGAGCCCCTGGTGACAATCCCCTTACCTCCAAATGTGTACAATGACAGTACTTGGATGGGACTTGTTCTATGTGCTTCTGTTGCAGTTGAAGCAAACCCAACTGCCATCCTTGACATTCAGAATTCAGAAACTTCTTACAATCTTATTTGTCATTTGGAAACCAATATTGAATGTGTGGAACCTCTCCATGTCTATCACATAACTGAAAAAGATCTCAAGTTGTTACAGCAAGGTGGATTTATCTGGCTGTCCTATATTCCACGTTGTTCATTTAAAGACTTGGTGAATCAATGCAGCCGGATTGAGGCTTCAGTTGCGACAGATTGCCCTGGCTTGGTGCAAAAGTGTGGCTTCCATCTTCTTTACAAACATGATGAGGTAGAGTTTCAGGAAACAATAAGACAATGCATGGCCTTGTTCTCTAATGAACATGAGGTAAGTCCCAAAAAATCTAGTAGCTCCAGTGAAGACCCTCAATCTGAACCTGTTGATCCAACCATTCATAAAGACAAGG